GAGAACTTTTAAACCCTCTGTTTTTCCACACTGCTGCGTGGTGGTGCACTGCAGAGAACACGTATTGACTGTCCGTATATATTGTAATCTCCTGTCCTTCATGTATTTCACAGGCTCTGATTACAGCATATAATTCTGCTGCTTGGGCTGAGCATGTGGATGGTAAGGCTCCTGCCTCTATTACTTTGTCTTTAGTCACAACTGCGTATCCAACCTTATTTTCCCCGTATCTGTCTTTGGCTGCAGAGCCATCGACAAATAAGGTTACGGCGCTTGGAATTGGAGTTAGTGCAATATCAGCGCGAGGTTTTGTCTGTTCCTGTATTTCAGTTTTGCATACGCCACTATTTGATCTCCTCGGGCTACGAATGTTGCTtctggtttagtttttttttttttttagctttctgAGCGTGTTGGGCATGCTCAACGGCTTGCTACACTGCACCTGTGTTTTGATGGACCCAGTATTTATCAATATACTTCTTTAATTCAGGTTTTAACCCTGCTAGGAAAGCCCGTTTTAATTGTTGTTGGTACACCCCGTTCTCGTCCTCCCCATGAGGAATCCCAGAGTTTGTCACGAACAACGGGCGTACCCTGTCCAagaaatcctctggctcttcgccTTCCTTTTGCTTACATTGGGCTATTCTCCCGTAATCAACTCGTCTTGTAAATGTTGTTTCTAGTCTCTGTCTCAAGTCGCCCAATGCTTGTTGTAATTGTGGGTCATCGTGACCGAGGGGCAAATTGTTTGCTCCTTGTCCAGTAAAGTCTCCAGCCACCCGGCCCCATTTATGATTAAGTAATTGTCTAAAACAGCGGAACAGCTCTCTTCCATTTAGGTGAAAACTGACCTGCAACTCAGTCATGGCGGACCAGAATTCAGGTACTCCATCCTCTATGGGTGGAATGCCTTTTAGGGCAGCAGCCCTATCTTCCGCTGTCCAGGGGCGGTATACTAATATTGTTGCTGGTGAGGCTTGGCCTCCTTCGCCAGGGGCTATACGGGGGTTTGCAACTTCTACCATGGGAGCAAGCAGTTCAGATTCATCCTCGGAATCCGAACAGtaccattgtgtttttttattctcgggATTTATTCGCATTCGTAAATGCGGGTCTGTCGCTCTCGTTTGGTGTGGCCTTGCACTCCCTCCTTCAGCTCCCCGCACAGCAGGAAGTGGGGGGTCTGGCATGTTATGCTATGGTGGGGGATGCTGTAGTACTGGTGGGCCGTCCGCTGGTGTCTGCGGGGGAGCAGACGGCGGTGTTTCCTCGTCTATGTTAACAAGGGCCGCTTGCAGCGTctcctttttcttttcctgtttcttttttctgGCTATATCACGGAGTTTGCTTTGTTCTAACCAAACATCGGATAAGACATATTCTCGTCTTTTCTGTACTTTGTCCTTGCCTGTACAGCGGCCGGACATCATTTCTAATTTCAATTCTGTCTGTAATCTCAGAATATTTTCTGTACTCAGGGTTCCTGAAAACCCATGCTTTTTCCGCCACTTTTGGTTGCTTATTATTCCTGCCCCCTCCTTATATTTttccatgaatttctcatcacccGCCAATTCTACCTTGCTTTGACTCTGTCCCATTATTgtatatacaaaaaataataacccctaagtgcaagtccctggcatgagacctcgggAGGACACtggcacggccttctactgtccTCTAAAGAGACAGCGGTGTCAGTTTTCAGGGGTGAAACCCGTCCTTTTTCCCttggtcaccagtatgttgttgcaccTAGGCCGGGTGTATGGGGCCGCTACTGCCCTCTCAACTCACACCCGCTTTCCCTGCTGCAGCGTCGTGCTTCTCACCTGGTCCTTCCTTTATGACGAAGTGGTTCTAGTTCTTGTCCGGGGACCCGTCAGGCGCCAGCCCAGCCGTCCGGgaacagttctaaccaccggcctgtggCGAATTCACGTCGCAGGTCTTTCACTCACTCCCTATGAGCGAGACTGTCGACAGCTTTCGGTGTCGTTCGTCGGCGGACTGGTCGGCGCCCTCTGGTATCTCTctccggatccggctcgaaggaccaatttatgttaggagaaagcgccgtagctttcactcctacaatctagttatgttggagaaagcgccgtagctttcactcctacaatctcctgtgtgaggaagcgccgcagcttaccactcacacacttccacttccaggacccaggaataatcgagacagcacacgtctttctgttttacttgcgcaagggtgcccacttcaggtgcaacagacagtatctgcgcctctgttgagtgtcacaccggacagtcccttggcttctttatttatagggtaggggaggggttacatgggtcttgtctttaactagtcaatgctgtgtgaggcctccgtgaaacagggttaatacaaagcattacatatctcaaggtgggccccctgctatgttgacagaatctgtttcctttctcaaggtctcttattcctgcgtcacaatctggtaggcccctgtgaggacatcttgtctgcaaccctttctgggccatgggttagttgttaagggttgcacgtacacatataggaggataataatatgataaaatacacagatacactctaacacctccccacccccaagcTTGCCCTGGGACAGGGGGCTCGGCGGCTGCATGTGGCAGCCGCCCTCCGCGCCAAAGCCAGGGTGGCCGTCAGCCGCTTTGAGCCCACTGCCTATGTCAACTATGAGAAGCTGCGCTCCAGCATTGACATTGTACGCAAAAGGTCAGTCTGTTCTTCACTCTGGCTGCTTTCAGTGTCCATGCCCAGCTTTTTCTTTATTATGCTCAAAACTTTTTGTGGAAAAACAGACCAGAACCATGGCTTGGAACAGCTCTGCAGAGAACACCACCGCCGACGTCCATGCCCCCACCCGGGTTCACAGCTTCACCTCTTCTTGAAGCCATATTTTTTCCGTTCGTAAAAGAGGTCGGTCTTGGAGCTCCCCAGGTTCACGATCTTAGGGCAGCCATCTCTCTGCACAGCAGGACAGGAAAGAGATCGAACACATCAGTATGTTTTTCTTTGAAAGTACAGACGTAGGTGCCGTCTCCAAATGAGGCAAAAAGCTTTTTCCACATTAgcaacataaaatattaaaatgaccAACGTTAAgagcattaaaataaaaatatgcatGACCGTATGAGTGAGCAAAAGACCTTTACACATATATACAAAACATAGCCAGGCAAAGATGATAAAGGCTTCAAACCAATAACAAAATCATAAAAACCCAAAAACCACAGATTTAGAAAGAGTCTTAGGTACAAGTGGATTTCATGTCTTTTTATGAACAATTACATCTTTTTAAGCAGTTTTAATCTCTGATAACAGAAAATCCACTACATGGCTAGAAAATTGGGACACTCACATCTTTTTCCTGAATGGTGCACTCCTTGCAGTAATAGGCATCAGACACTCCCGGCCCTCCACAGATGACACAGCGTCCCTGATAGGATCCGTAGTTGCATTCATCAGATACGCACCAGCGTGCAGGGCCTTACGTAGGAATCGCAGATGACACACTTCCCAtcacctggggggtggggggttggtcAATGAttactatatttatatatataaatctaaGGATTTATAGATCCATAAGCACCAGAGTGTTGTGGTGCAACACCACCGAGGTAAAGTGTTACAGAAATATAAACTATATGTTCAGAAACAataagttaaattaaaaaatgtcaATAGGATGAAGCACTAAAGCAGCACCTAGGTTTTAGTGCAGAAAAGTTAAAAAGTACTTACATT
The sequence above is a segment of the Brienomyrus brachyistius isolate T26 chromosome 5, BBRACH_0.4, whole genome shotgun sequence genome. Coding sequences within it:
- the LOC125743163 gene encoding LOW QUALITY PROTEIN: PHD finger-like domain-containing protein 5A (The sequence of the model RefSeq protein was modified relative to this genomic sequence to represent the inferred CDS: inserted 2 bases in 1 codon), coding for MAKHHPDLIFCRKQAGVAIGRLCEKCDGKCVICDSYVRPCTLVRIXDECNYGSYQGRCVICGGPGVSDAYYCKECTIQEKDRDGCPKIVNLGSSKTDLFYERKKYGFKKR